The Saccopteryx leptura isolate mSacLep1 chromosome 2, mSacLep1_pri_phased_curated, whole genome shotgun sequence genome has a window encoding:
- the SMIM11 gene encoding small integral membrane protein 11: MNWKVLEHVPLLLYILAAKTLILCLAFAGVKIYQRKRLEAKQQLEGEKKKQSEKKDN; encoded by the exons ATGAACTGGAAG gtTTTAGAACACGTGCCCCTGCTGCTGTACATCTTGGCAGCGAAAACACTCATCCTCTGCCTGGCGTTTGCCGGGGTCAAAATATACCAAAGGAAGAGATTGGAGGCAAAACAGCAACTGGAAGGTGAAAAGAAGAAGCAGTCAGAGAAGAAAGATAACTGA